Proteins from a single region of Kiritimatiellia bacterium:
- a CDS encoding beta-galactosidase trimerization domain-containing protein, with the protein MQTAFLERHTEDILGAYSCFDRIVIQDTLPDIAHADMPAQYWKKAILIVVSCWLTCGLITRAAPAKLRVGIFSGEGFPDGFGARPASWYQDELKKLEHEAIVLNADDMSNAERLNRKTLDILILPDGKNVPCEAAYLIPEFLAAGGHLVTTYLPMTGYKSDPSQSSKWTDGFDIHYFRLSWRKYPMTWQIRFLPWKSARRNLNCELKINTNLTASCRALLPATAGPLNASMGLPDKLNMFRHENINGEREYRDLNCAGGDNMETAANIILPVYTLPTGESADFLAYRYHNNYYNGATLVHLGQTGESLMKGDKAGEVLQACLKLCAEKYPGEQTEEWYERMINVQRKTSAFGKIFTAAYHRARDAMIAAFYSGERETYYAIQQDMQKMMAGLEAVMQEKQALDKLLHAGTDYAGQDQRRKALLERIAAEEKKCEEVKAAAAGLPVVLKEPEQVKIRHALGRMPAVAGVTFMGLYGLNAMLQAIKESGCNVWLFQKHSSFPFLDSPSVKSLMNGIKIEKTFSRKITKEQGKLDLLSGQVKETRREKLQPGKTEEDVRQFIGEWKKLPMIRYWAGQEGGLGCAYWGSQAREEYAEHLAEKYKNVSRMNERWLTAHTSFNDVNLITRQPQTASEHANWEDWRKFREMQVIRSRNAVYKLFKKYSPDTFFSYCISTGCRWYPFYGVDYYELTKTQDIVGTDGTSMPVEQEWTYLDLIADGKKLWTMEWGAFYFPPADLLVGRKKLARQLWQEVSGGHAGVNCWIWCWPGYPANYVDTTGLPTLYGWELTQLLSDFRRIEHILLDGKRADPEVRILFSNTSRCHDQSWKPWGGTRALSLHLKAVDNLYGCFAKLAFAARVLDEGALRDGADLRKCRILIVPQAQYLSSEIQDKLLDYAKNGGCLVVEGLSGKCDNYGNSSNNMFKAMGIARGMARTKEVQLKEGVIYTARDPKNQELFYAPIAVEGGKTLLQYASGEPAMVSRECGQGKIIVSGLPFSVEQAGIGQIMDKIFSEAGYTPKYKCDDEKLVLREWEYDNELYLICAHPEGKEGKDILKRFCLKLRGDWEVEDYLLGMKAPVAYEGGWTVMEGVILSPGGRVYRLRPWAGHPEKKKAAGKPAKEGEGKQVFMEETGLPYKGEIRVENGEVVLGGYKFQAAVVNEGGSFNEKGRVFLTARKGDEERMQELKTGKDSLFSFRGETLRVKCESQCYVYPEGATVAIEKIERPKIESACGIATNGNALELSNGLVSLTVSLNAGGRIAELKTWPEGINHIFSTGGIKEIDGIYPGNLMNQLFTVKGERVGAEKCVIEMEPEKTVNGLREKKEIALTKNIAGAAVKLELKNEGEMNWQGMFRVHPELTVGGMADGDDVFYVPVKDALNVIHYAVGEERLLIPSEGWTACCDSRERIAYVSVFSLNEVKTVYLFFGNNCYNIELWGDKGTEIKKGASLRLDHEIYMIKGVSGVGGYGKGWAGNIIMSSDKWTQDKTMKIKLELGNAYLEKQSAPIRVVLMKEGKEIRRYYEGKAEVSYENPAEREIEAGFDGLGEGEYELRLEAGTDAEKIFSIGKKITLAGKKLEEDRAMCQAYQKRLDACLKGQNLAKERKFNAVQFLEELKTAVEEQDDAIIRQKRGKLESVLGGLNSGR; encoded by the coding sequence AGCCATATTGATCGTTGTCTCATGTTGGTTAACATGCGGGCTTATAACCCGGGCTGCACCGGCGAAACTGCGGGTGGGGATTTTCAGCGGCGAGGGGTTTCCCGACGGGTTCGGCGCAAGACCGGCGTCCTGGTATCAGGACGAATTAAAGAAGCTGGAACATGAAGCGATCGTGTTGAACGCGGATGATATGAGCAATGCGGAGCGTCTCAATCGCAAGACGCTGGACATCCTGATCTTGCCCGACGGCAAAAATGTGCCCTGCGAGGCCGCGTATTTGATTCCTGAATTTCTGGCGGCGGGCGGACATCTTGTCACAACATATCTCCCCATGACCGGTTACAAAAGCGATCCGTCCCAATCATCCAAATGGACGGATGGATTTGACATTCATTATTTCAGGCTAAGTTGGCGCAAGTATCCAATGACATGGCAGATACGATTTTTGCCCTGGAAGTCCGCCCGGAGAAATCTGAATTGTGAATTAAAAATCAATACGAACCTGACGGCTTCTTGCAGAGCCCTTCTGCCGGCCACGGCCGGCCCTTTGAATGCGAGCATGGGCTTGCCGGACAAGTTGAATATGTTCCGGCATGAAAATATTAACGGCGAGCGTGAATACCGCGACTTGAACTGTGCCGGCGGTGATAATATGGAGACGGCGGCCAACATCATCCTGCCGGTCTATACGCTGCCGACGGGCGAATCCGCCGATTTCCTGGCATATCGGTATCACAACAATTATTACAACGGCGCCACGCTGGTGCATCTTGGGCAGACGGGGGAATCCTTAATGAAGGGGGACAAGGCCGGCGAGGTCCTGCAAGCCTGCCTAAAATTATGCGCGGAAAAATACCCGGGGGAACAGACGGAGGAATGGTATGAGCGTATGATCAATGTTCAGCGCAAAACGAGCGCGTTCGGGAAAATCTTTACCGCCGCTTATCACCGGGCGCGGGACGCGATGATCGCGGCATTTTACAGCGGGGAGCGGGAAACATATTATGCCATCCAACAGGATATGCAGAAAATGATGGCCGGATTGGAAGCGGTGATGCAGGAAAAGCAGGCGCTGGACAAACTGCTGCATGCCGGAACGGATTATGCCGGCCAGGATCAGCGCCGGAAGGCGCTGTTGGAACGGATTGCGGCCGAGGAAAAGAAATGCGAGGAAGTGAAGGCGGCCGCGGCCGGACTGCCGGTCGTCCTCAAAGAACCGGAGCAGGTAAAAATAAGGCATGCTTTGGGGAGAATGCCGGCGGTGGCGGGGGTTACTTTTATGGGGTTATACGGATTAAATGCTATGTTGCAGGCCATAAAGGAATCGGGATGCAACGTTTGGCTTTTTCAGAAGCACTCTTCTTTCCCCTTTTTGGATTCGCCGTCGGTAAAGTCCCTTATGAACGGCATTAAGATAGAAAAGACTTTTTCCAGAAAAATAACTAAAGAACAGGGGAAACTTGATCTTTTATCCGGGCAAGTCAAGGAAACCCGCCGGGAAAAGCTTCAACCTGGAAAAACGGAAGAAGATGTCAGGCAGTTTATTGGAGAATGGAAGAAACTGCCGATGATCCGCTACTGGGCCGGCCAGGAAGGTGGGTTGGGGTGCGCGTATTGGGGAAGCCAGGCGCGCGAGGAATATGCGGAACACTTGGCGGAAAAATATAAGAATGTCAGCCGGATGAATGAACGCTGGTTGACTGCCCATACAAGCTTTAATGACGTCAATTTGATTACGCGGCAGCCGCAAACAGCCAGTGAACACGCCAATTGGGAGGACTGGAGAAAATTCCGCGAAATGCAGGTTATCAGGTCCCGGAATGCGGTCTACAAACTATTTAAGAAATATTCGCCAGATACATTTTTTTCCTACTGTATTTCAACCGGATGCCGCTGGTATCCGTTCTACGGGGTGGATTATTATGAATTGACCAAAACCCAGGATATCGTCGGGACCGACGGAACTTCCATGCCGGTGGAACAGGAGTGGACTTATTTGGATTTAATTGCAGACGGTAAAAAGCTCTGGACCATGGAATGGGGCGCATTTTATTTTCCGCCCGCCGATCTGCTGGTTGGCCGGAAAAAGTTAGCCCGGCAGTTGTGGCAGGAGGTCAGCGGCGGGCATGCGGGCGTCAATTGCTGGATATGGTGCTGGCCTGGATACCCCGCTAATTACGTTGATACGACCGGCCTGCCGACGCTGTACGGCTGGGAATTGACGCAATTGCTGTCTGATTTCCGCAGGATAGAGCATATTCTTTTAGATGGTAAACGCGCTGATCCGGAAGTCCGGATATTGTTTTCTAACACGTCCCGGTGCCATGACCAATCGTGGAAACCATGGGGGGGAACGCGGGCGCTTTCCCTGCACTTGAAAGCCGTGGATAATCTGTATGGCTGCTTCGCGAAGCTTGCATTTGCGGCGCGGGTGCTGGATGAAGGCGCGCTGCGGGACGGCGCGGATTTAAGAAAATGCCGGATATTGATTGTGCCCCAGGCGCAGTATTTATCCAGTGAAATCCAGGACAAACTGCTGGATTATGCGAAGAACGGCGGTTGCCTGGTGGTTGAAGGCTTAAGCGGCAAATGCGATAATTACGGGAACAGTTCCAACAATATGTTCAAGGCAATGGGGATAGCGCGCGGAATGGCAAGGACAAAGGAAGTGCAGTTGAAAGAAGGTGTTATTTATACGGCGCGCGATCCGAAGAATCAGGAGTTGTTTTACGCGCCCATCGCGGTGGAAGGGGGCAAGACGCTCCTGCAATATGCATCGGGCGAGCCGGCGATGGTGAGCAGGGAATGCGGTCAGGGGAAGATCATTGTGAGCGGCCTGCCGTTCAGCGTGGAACAGGCGGGGATCGGGCAGATCATGGATAAGATCTTCAGCGAGGCGGGATACACGCCGAAATATAAATGCGACGACGAGAAACTGGTTTTGAGGGAATGGGAATATGATAATGAGTTGTATCTGATTTGCGCGCATCCGGAGGGGAAAGAGGGAAAAGACATTTTGAAGCGGTTTTGTCTCAAGCTGAGGGGGGACTGGGAAGTGGAGGATTATTTGCTGGGGATGAAAGCTCCGGTGGCATACGAGGGGGGATGGACCGTGATGGAAGGCGTGATCCTGTCGCCGGGCGGGCGGGTGTACCGGTTGAGGCCTTGGGCCGGGCATCCGGAAAAAAAGAAAGCAGCGGGGAAACCGGCAAAAGAGGGAGAGGGAAAGCAAGTTTTCATGGAAGAGACGGGCTTGCCGTATAAGGGAGAAATCCGGGTGGAAAACGGCGAAGTCGTGCTGGGAGGATACAAATTTCAAGCGGCGGTGGTGAACGAGGGCGGGAGTTTTAACGAGAAAGGGCGGGTATTCCTGACGGCGAGAAAGGGGGATGAAGAACGGATGCAGGAATTGAAGACCGGCAAGGATTCATTATTCTCGTTTCGCGGCGAGACCCTGCGGGTGAAATGTGAAAGCCAGTGTTACGTGTATCCGGAAGGCGCGACCGTGGCGATAGAAAAGATAGAGCGTCCGAAGATAGAATCGGCATGCGGAATAGCAACGAACGGCAATGCCCTGGAACTTTCCAACGGGCTGGTGAGTTTAACAGTATCGCTGAATGCGGGGGGGCGGATAGCGGAATTGAAAACATGGCCGGAGGGGATCAACCATATTTTTTCAACGGGCGGGATCAAGGAAATAGACGGGATATATCCCGGGAACCTGATGAACCAGCTTTTTACGGTCAAGGGGGAGAGGGTTGGGGCGGAAAAATGCGTGATTGAAATGGAACCGGAAAAAACGGTCAACGGCTTAAGGGAGAAAAAAGAGATTGCATTAACAAAAAACATAGCCGGCGCCGCGGTAAAACTTGAATTAAAAAATGAAGGCGAAATGAACTGGCAAGGCATGTTCCGCGTGCATCCGGAATTGACCGTGGGGGGCATGGCGGATGGCGACGATGTGTTTTACGTGCCGGTAAAAGACGCCTTGAACGTGATTCATTATGCCGTCGGAGAAGAACGGTTGTTAATTCCATCCGAGGGCTGGACGGCCTGCTGCGACAGCCGGGAACGAATAGCATATGTGAGCGTATTTAGTCTGAACGAGGTAAAGACGGTCTATCTGTTTTTCGGCAATAATTGCTATAATATTGAGCTGTGGGGGGACAAAGGGACGGAGATAAAGAAAGGCGCAAGCCTGCGGCTGGATCATGAAATCTACATGATAAAGGGGGTAAGCGGGGTTGGCGGATATGGGAAGGGATGGGCGGGGAATATCATTATGTCATCCGACAAATGGACGCAGGACAAGACAATGAAAATAAAACTGGAACTCGGTAATGCGTATCTTGAGAAACAGTCGGCGCCGATCCGCGTGGTTTTGATGAAGGAGGGGAAAGAAATCCGGAGGTATTATGAAGGGAAGGCGGAAGTGAGTTATGAAAATCCGGCGGAGAGAGAGATAGAAGCCGGTTTTGACGGGCTGGGTGAGGGGGAGTATGAATTGAGGCTGGAGGCCGGGACAGATGCTGAAAAAATTTTCAGCATTGGCAAAAAGATAACGCTGGCGGGGAAGAAGCTTGAGGAAGACCGGGCGATGTGCCAAGCTTATCAAAAACGCCTGGATGCCTGCCTGAAGGGCCAAAATCTTGCGAAAGAGCGGAAGTTTAACGCAGTGCAGTTTTTGGAGGAACTGAAAACCGCGGTGGAAGAACAGGACGATGCGATTATCCGGCAAAAGCGCGGGAAACTGGAGTCGGTCCTGGGCGGATTGAATTCCGGGCGATAG